Proteins encoded within one genomic window of Triticum aestivum cultivar Chinese Spring chromosome 2D, IWGSC CS RefSeq v2.1, whole genome shotgun sequence:
- the LOC123051268 gene encoding aspartyl protease family protein 1, translating into MLTATQLLLPALLLVAGVAGGAPSLEFHHRFSARVRRWADARGHELPGGWPPPGGAAYVAALAGHDRHRALSAAGGGGRPPLTFSEGNATLKVSNLGFLHYALVTVGTPGHTFMVALDTGSDLFWLPCQCDGCTPPPSSAASAPASFYIPSLSSTSQSVPCNSDFCGLGKECSTTSSCPYKMVYVSADTSSSGFLVEDVLYLSTEDTHPQFLKAQIMFGCGEVQTGSFLDAAAPNGLFGLGVDMISVPSILAQKGLTSNSFSMCFGRDGIGRISFGDQGSSDQEETPLDINQKHPTYSITITGIVVGNNLMDLEVSTIFDTGTSFTYLADPAYTYITDGFHNQVQANRHAADSRIPFEYCYDLSSSEARIQTPSISLRTAGGSLFPAIDPGQVISIQQHEYVYCLAIVKSTKLNIIGQNFMTGVRVVFDRERKILGWKRFNCYDTDSSNPLSINSRNSSRSTPENYSPQETKNPAGASQLRHVSSSPPVVWWHNNSLLLMMFVLLHLLIF; encoded by the exons ATGTTGACCGCGACCCAGCTCCTGCTCCCggccctcctcctcgtcgccggcgtcgcgGGCGGGGCTCCGTCGCTGGAGTTCCACCACCGGTTCTCCGCGCGCGTGCGGCGGTGGGCGGACGCCCGCGGCCACGAGCTCcccgggggctggccgccgcccGGCGGCGCCGCCTACGTCGCCGCGCTCGCCGGCCACGACCGCCACCGCGCGCTGTCGGCCGCCGGAGGAGGGGGCCGCCCGCCGCTCACCTTCTCCGAGGGCAACGCCACGCTGAAGGTCAGCAACCTCGGATT CCTGCACTATGCGCTGGTGACGGTGGGCACGCCGGGGCACACGTTCATGGTGGCGCTCGACACCGGCAGCGACCTCTTCTGGCTCCCCTGCCAGTGCGACGGCTGCACGCCGCCGCCCTCTTCGGCCGCGTCCGCACCG GCTTCGTTTTACATCCCTTCGTTGTCATCAACGAGCCAATCAGTTCCTTGCAATAGTGACTTTTGTGGTCTTGGAAAAGAATGCTCTACAACATCAAGCTGTCCATACAAGATGGTGTATGTCTCCGCAGacacgtcatcttctggatttctTGTCGAGGATGTGCTTTACCTATCAACAGAGGATACTCATCCTCAATTTCTCAAGGCACAAATAATGTTTGG TTGCGGAGAGGTTCAGACAGGCTCATTTCTGGATGCTGCTGCTCCAAACGGTCTTTTCGGACTTGGGGTAGACATGATATCAGTTCCTAGCATTCTAGCTCAGAAAGGTCTGACATCAAATTCCTTCTCAATGTGTTTTGGCCGTGATGGTATCGGGAGGATCAGTTTTGGAGACCAAGGCAGCTCGGACCAAGAAGAGACACCACTTGACATCAATCAGAAACA CCCCACATATTCTATCACCATCACCGGGATTGTTGTCGGAAATAACCTAATGGATTTGGAAGTTAGTACTATTTTCGACACAGGGACGTCCTTCACATACTTGGCAGACCCAGCATATACATATATAACTGATGGT TTCCATAATCAAGTTCAAGCAAATCGCCATGCCGCCGACTCAAGAATTCCCTTCGAATATTGCTACGATCTGAG CTCTAGCGAGGCAAGGATTCAAACTCCTAGTATAAGTCTTAGAACAGCAGGTGGGAGCCTGTTCCCTGCTATTGATCCAGGGCAGGTTATCTCCATTCAG CAACATGAGTATGTTTATTGCTTGGCGATTGTCAAGAGCACGAAGCTAAACATAATTGGAC AAAACTTCATGACCGGTGTCCGTGTTGTATTCGACCGAGAGAGGAAGATACTTGGCTGGAAGAGATTCAACT GTTATGACACCGATAGCTCAAACCCTCTCTCCATCAACTCACGGAACTCGTCGCGGTCCACGCCCGAGAACTACTCTCCCCAGGAGACGAAGAACCCAGCCGGTGCTTCCCAGTTGAGGCACGTCAGCAGCTCCCCTCCTGTGGTGTGGTGGCACAATAATAGCTTACTTTTGATGATGTTTGTGCTCCTCCATTTGCTGATCTTCTAA
- the LOC123051267 gene encoding ribulose bisphosphate carboxylase small subunit, chloroplastic 2-like — translation MAPAVMASSATTVAPFQGLKSTAGLPVSRRSGSAGLSSVSNGGRIRCMQVWPIEGIKKFETLSYLPPLSTEALLKQVDYLIRSKWVPCLEFSKVGFVFREHNSSPGYYDGRYWTMWKLPMFGCTDATQVLNEVEEVKKEYPDAYVRVIGFDNMRQVQCVSFIAFRPPGCEESGKA, via the exons ATGGCCCCAGCCGTGATGGCATCGTCCGCCACCACCGTCGCGCCCTTCCAGGGGCTCAAGTCGACCGCGGGCCTCCCCGTCAGCCGCCGCTCCGGCAGCGCCGGCCTCAGCAGCGTCAGCAATGGCGGAAGGATCAGATGCATGCAG GTGTGGCCGATTGAGGGCATCAAGAAGTTCGAGACCCTGTCTTACTTGCCACCCCTCTCCACGGAGGCCCTCCTAAAGCAGGTCGACTACCTGATCCGCTCCAAGTGGGTGCCCTGCCTCGAGTTCAGCAAGGTTGGCTTCGTCTTCCGTGAGCACAACAGCTCCCCCGGCTACTACGACGGTCGATACTGGACAATGTGGAAGCTGCCTATGTTCGGGTGCACCGACGCAACGCaggtgctcaacgaggtggaggAGGTCAAGAAGGAGTACCCTGACGCCTATGTCCGTGTCATCGGCTTCGACAACATGCGCCAGGTGCAGTGCGTCAGCTTCATTGCCTTCAGGCCACCAGGCTGCGAGGAATCTGGCAAGGCCTAA
- the LOC123051269 gene encoding uncharacterized protein yields the protein MDSAAASSLVVSPASDDRFWDGLRTRVDTILEDRRLVASAASTCAVASGRPKRLREDSLMLVRGLDSVAASLAQLSDTLTAAQKGVNALAMCSSQARERERGEEEPDAKRHCTASTEFATLEAQKDVNEGSDNGAGDAKPREGPDGDAVLASAEVAQSTNLKRARSLAVSMAGRAANLARELTTIKSELRFMQERCGLLEEENRRLRDGYDDGGAAPEEDDLVRLQLEALLAEKSRLAQENANLARENQSLVQLVEYHQLTAQEEEEEELEDHLLTASYEEAVMQGMRLDFSSPLGKIDGEFDGVPATPGSKLGVLVSPDE from the exons ATGGACTCTGCCGCGGCGTCGTCCCTCGTCGTCAGCCCCGCCTCCGACGACCGCTTCTGGGACGGCCTGCGCACCCGCGTCGACACCATCCTCGAGGACCGCCGCCTCGTCGCCTCCGCCGCGTCCACG TGCGCGGTGGCGTCCGGGCGCCCCAAGCGGCTCCGGGAGGACTCGCTGATGCTGGTCCGCGGCCTCGACTCCGTCGCCGCCTCGCTCGCGCAGCTCTCCGACACCCTCACCGCCGCCCAGAAG GGCGTGAACGCTCTGGCGATGTGCTCGTCCCAGGCGAGGGAACgcgagaggggagaggaggagccCGACGCCAAGCGCCACTGCACCGCCTCGACGGAGTTCGCGACCCTCGAAGCCCAGAAAGACGTCAATGAAGGTTCAGACAACGGCGCCGGGGACGCGAAACCGCGCGAGGGGCCCGACGGCGACGCCGTCCTGGCCTCCGCCGAGGTCGCGCAGAGCACCAACCTGAAGCGGGCGCGCAGT CTGGCGGTGTCGATGGCGGGCAGGGCGGCGAACCTGGCCCGGGAGCTGACGACCATCAAGTCGGAGCTGCGGTTCATGCAGGAGAGGTGCGGCCTGCTGGAGGAGGAGAACAGGCGGCTCCGGGACGGCTAcgacgacggcggcgccgcccccgAGGAAGACGACCTG GTTCGGCTGCAGCTGGAGGCGCTGCTGGCGGAGAAGTCGCGGCTGGCGCAGGAGAACGCGAACCTGGCCCGGGAGAACCAGAGCCTGGTGCAGCTGGTGGAGTACCACCAGCTCACCGcccaggaggaagaagaggaggagctgGAGGACCACCTCCTCACCGCGTCCTACGAGGAGGCCGTCATGCAGGGGATGCGGCTCGACTTCTCGTCGCCGCTCGGCAAGATCGACGGCGAGTTCGACGGGGTTCCGGCCACCCCCGGCAGCAAGCTCGGCGTGCTGGTGTCACCTGATGAGTGA